One window of Hymenobacter sp. BRD128 genomic DNA carries:
- the katG gene encoding catalase/peroxidase HPI has translation MLNITHDKTDTKTFEMGGKCPFGGDRIGGAEGTPPTLSDWYPNRLRVEVLHQNSPQANPLGEDFSYTEAFNSIDLEALKQEIKGFLTSSVDWWPSDYGNYGPQMIRMAWHSAGTYRIADGRGGAGEALQRFAPINSWWDNGNTDKSRRLLWPIKQKYGSSLSWADLIVLTGNCALEIMGFPTYGFAGGRHDAWEADNATYWGPEVIHDLRTAESPDKMVSRDKRWRGHNGDADYDLENPLGATHQALIYVNPEGPYANGDPLGAARDIRISFSRMAMNDEETVALIAGGHAFGKSHGMVPSTEIGMPPEIAPMEAMGLGWHNPRGKGNAENTMTNGIEGSWTPNPTQWDNDYLTNLFKFDWKQEKSPAGSLQWTPVDPSAPKTPDAHIPGQLNRLMMMTTDIALKEDPEYRKVCEKFLHDFDAFTQAFSKAWYKLTHRDMGPRERYLGPEKRNENDLLWQDPIPLADYAPIDAADVAALKKDILALGVSVSDLVYTAFSAAVTHRHSDKRGGANGGRLALAPQKDWAVNRRTVPVVAALRGLMEKFNGSATGGKKVSLADLLVLGGCAALEKAAADAGVPTQVPFTPGRRDTTQELTDIEMFTWLKPVADGFRNYLDKGFSDISQGVTPEEMFLDKAQLLALTAPEWVALTGGLRAMNANHDNSPYGIFTDRVGVLTNDFFTTLTSTEYDWKKADATGMTFSLEPREAGKKGFMATRADLVFGSNSQLRAVAEVYAGRDGHKRFVKAFVKVWDKVMMLDRYDVKEETAL, from the coding sequence ATGCTCAATATCACCCACGACAAAACTGACACCAAGACCTTTGAGATGGGGGGCAAGTGCCCCTTCGGCGGCGACCGCATTGGCGGCGCGGAGGGCACGCCCCCTACCCTATCCGACTGGTATCCCAACCGGCTGCGGGTGGAAGTGCTGCACCAGAATAGCCCGCAGGCCAACCCGCTGGGCGAGGATTTCAGCTACACCGAGGCTTTCAACTCCATTGATTTAGAGGCGCTGAAGCAGGAAATCAAGGGCTTCTTGACCTCGTCGGTAGACTGGTGGCCCTCGGACTACGGCAACTACGGGCCGCAGATGATACGCATGGCCTGGCACTCGGCCGGCACCTACCGCATTGCCGATGGCCGCGGCGGCGCGGGCGAGGCGTTGCAGCGCTTCGCGCCCATCAACAGTTGGTGGGACAACGGCAACACCGACAAGTCGCGCCGCCTGCTGTGGCCCATCAAGCAGAAGTATGGCAGCTCGCTCTCGTGGGCCGACCTGATTGTGCTGACCGGCAACTGCGCGCTCGAAATTATGGGCTTTCCGACCTATGGCTTTGCCGGCGGTCGCCACGATGCCTGGGAGGCCGACAATGCTACTTACTGGGGCCCCGAGGTGATACACGATTTGCGAACGGCTGAGTCGCCCGACAAAATGGTGAGCCGCGATAAGCGCTGGCGCGGCCACAACGGCGACGCCGACTACGACCTCGAAAACCCGCTGGGCGCCACGCACCAGGCCCTTATTTACGTGAACCCCGAGGGCCCCTACGCCAACGGCGACCCGCTGGGCGCAGCGCGCGATATTCGTATTTCGTTCTCGCGCATGGCCATGAACGACGAGGAAACCGTGGCCCTCATTGCCGGCGGCCACGCCTTTGGCAAAAGCCACGGCATGGTGCCAAGTACCGAAATTGGCATGCCCCCCGAAATCGCGCCGATGGAGGCTATGGGCCTGGGCTGGCACAATCCCCGGGGCAAGGGCAATGCCGAAAACACGATGACCAATGGCATCGAGGGTAGCTGGACGCCCAACCCCACGCAGTGGGATAACGACTACCTCACCAATCTATTCAAGTTTGATTGGAAGCAGGAGAAAAGCCCGGCCGGCTCGCTGCAATGGACGCCCGTGGACCCTAGCGCCCCTAAAACACCCGACGCCCACATTCCCGGCCAGCTGAACCGGCTGATGATGATGACGACCGACATCGCGCTGAAGGAAGACCCGGAGTATCGGAAAGTGTGCGAGAAATTTCTGCACGATTTCGACGCCTTCACCCAGGCCTTCTCCAAAGCCTGGTACAAGCTGACCCACCGCGACATGGGCCCGCGCGAGCGCTACCTCGGCCCCGAAAAGCGCAACGAGAACGACCTGCTGTGGCAGGACCCGATTCCGCTGGCCGATTACGCCCCCATCGACGCGGCCGACGTGGCAGCGCTGAAAAAAGATATTCTGGCCTTGGGCGTGTCGGTTTCTGACCTCGTGTACACCGCCTTCTCGGCGGCCGTGACGCACCGCCACAGCGACAAGCGCGGCGGCGCCAACGGCGGCCGGCTCGCGCTAGCCCCGCAAAAAGACTGGGCGGTGAATCGCCGCACGGTGCCCGTAGTGGCCGCCCTGCGCGGGCTCATGGAGAAGTTTAACGGCTCGGCTACGGGCGGCAAGAAGGTATCGCTCGCCGACCTCCTCGTGCTGGGTGGCTGCGCGGCGCTCGAAAAGGCTGCCGCCGATGCGGGCGTGCCTACCCAGGTGCCCTTTACGCCGGGCCGCCGCGATACTACCCAGGAGCTAACTGACATTGAGATGTTTACCTGGCTCAAGCCCGTGGCCGACGGCTTCCGCAACTACCTCGACAAAGGCTTCAGCGACATCTCGCAGGGCGTGACGCCCGAGGAAATGTTTCTCGACAAGGCGCAGCTGCTGGCCCTCACCGCTCCCGAGTGGGTGGCGCTGACCGGCGGCCTGCGCGCGATGAACGCCAACCACGACAACTCGCCCTATGGCATCTTCACCGACCGCGTGGGCGTGCTCACCAACGACTTCTTCACCACGCTCACCAGCACGGAGTACGACTGGAAAAAGGCCGATGCCACGGGCATGACCTTTTCGCTCGAACCCCGCGAAGCCGGCAAGAAGGGCTTCATGGCTACCCGCGCCGACCTCGTATTTGGCTCCAACAGCCAGCTGCGCG
- a CDS encoding response regulator transcription factor, with product MTTTAMALVAAAPTLFRQGLLALFRERWPQVRLTLTADATQVADLVAHRTFRVLVLDEALPGLVLPALLARLHRVRPSQRLLVLAEPRKRPSADNLAGWPGTRLRVPRHVPPPALVATLAPWLEVLPEAASLPPTPPALSSGFSARELEVLRLVVDDCCNEEIASRLFLSVRTVESHRRTLLHKAGTRTLVGLAARAVREGWVA from the coding sequence ATGACGACTACTGCTATGGCCCTGGTGGCGGCCGCCCCCACCTTGTTTCGACAAGGGTTGCTGGCCTTGTTTCGTGAGCGCTGGCCCCAGGTGCGGCTTACTCTCACGGCCGATGCCACCCAGGTAGCCGACCTGGTAGCGCATCGCACCTTTCGGGTGCTGGTGCTCGACGAGGCCCTGCCGGGTCTGGTACTGCCCGCACTGCTCGCGCGCCTGCATCGGGTGCGCCCTAGCCAGCGCTTGCTGGTGCTGGCTGAGCCGCGCAAAAGACCGTCGGCCGATAACCTAGCAGGCTGGCCCGGCACCCGGCTGCGAGTGCCCCGGCACGTGCCGCCGCCCGCCCTGGTAGCCACCCTAGCCCCTTGGCTGGAAGTACTACCCGAAGCAGCCTCATTGCCGCCAACGCCGCCGGCACTGTCCAGTGGCTTCAGCGCCCGCGAACTAGAAGTGCTGCGCCTCGTGGTAGACGACTGCTGCAACGAGGAGATTGCCTCGCGCTTATTCCTGAGCGTGCGTACCGTAGAAAGCCACCGCCGCACGCTGCTGCACAAGGCGGGCACCCGCACGCTGGTGGGCTTGGCCGCCCGCGCCGTGCGCGAAGGCTGGGTAGCCTAG
- a CDS encoding carboxypeptidase-like regulatory domain-containing protein gives MTRFSTLLLGLLVAGTLPALSQVAPHAAATATPPHPCGTFNGRIMAGDKPLAGASIFVKGTSIILITNEEGFFTLPASVVSFPTLAVSAAGYAPQELTYSSCTPVTLEMQLLPGTRIKQHGKRKGFIMKTGS, from the coding sequence ATGACCCGATTTTCAACTCTGCTGCTCGGCTTATTGGTGGCCGGCACGCTTCCCGCGCTTAGTCAGGTGGCACCCCACGCGGCGGCCACCGCCACCCCACCTCACCCCTGCGGCACATTTAATGGCCGCATAATGGCGGGCGATAAGCCGCTGGCCGGCGCCAGCATTTTTGTGAAGGGCACCAGCATTATTCTCATTACGAATGAGGAGGGCTTTTTTACCCTGCCGGCCTCCGTAGTCAGCTTTCCGACGCTGGCGGTGAGCGCCGCTGGCTACGCCCCGCAGGAACTCACCTATAGCTCCTGCACACCCGTAACGCTGGAAATGCAGCTGCTGCCGGGCACCCGCATCAAGCAGCATGGCAAGCGCAAGGGCTTCATCATGAAAACGGGCTCGTAG